A single region of the Lycium barbarum isolate Lr01 chromosome 2, ASM1917538v2, whole genome shotgun sequence genome encodes:
- the LOC132625912 gene encoding multiple C2 domain and transmembrane region protein 14 — protein MGDQIITRKVIVEICNAKNLMPKDGQGTASAFAIVDFDGQRRRTKTKFRDLNPQWDERLEFLVHDVDSMALETLELNIYNDKKTGKRSNFLGKVKISGSTFVGVGLESLVYYPLEKRSVFSQIKGEIGLKIWYVDEVAPPPSAPPTEEKKEETSPPVAAAENAQPPPPGDEKPPEETQAAPSEEKKEESEKKEEDKKPVNSSEKKEEKPSETDKKDSEAAAATQPPPPPPTSEILEHPPIAQNKPPNKKPLVNENTSELKILHKNLSNNVDRRTGAFDLVDQMPFLYVRIVKGKRANQEPDSSAYAKLVIGTHSIKTKSLADNREWDQVFAFDKDGLNSTSLEVSVWVQKKSNNDENCIGNVSFDLQEVPKRVPPDSPLAPQWYSLEDQTLPGNDVMLAVWLGTQADEAFNEAWQSDSGGLIPETRAKVYLSPKLWYLRLTVIQTQDLQLGSGGTEPKIRTPDLYVKAQLGAQLFKTSRTTVGSSSSASNPTWNEDLVFVAAEPFEPFLVITVEDVTNGQMVGFAKVQVTSIDKRTDDKSEPRSRWFNLIGDEKKPYAGRIHVRVCLEGGYHVLDEAAHLTSDVRATAKQLSKPPIGLLEVGIRGANNLLPVKTKDGTRGTTDSYVVAKYGPKWVRTRTILDRFNPRWNEQYTWDVYDPCTVLTIGVFDNGRYKDGDALKKDVRLGKLRVRLSTLDTNKVYMGTYSLMVLLPSGAKKMGDIEIALRFTCSSWLSLIQAYTNPMLPRMHYVRPFGPAQQDILRHTAMRIVTARLARSEPALGQEVVQCMLDSDTHIWSMRRSKANWFRVVGCLSRAATLARWLDGIRTWVHPPTTILVHILLIAIVLCPHLVLPTICMYAFLIISLRFRYRQRVAITMDPRLSYVDAIGPDELDEEFDGFPSSRPMEHVRVRYDRLRALAGRAQTLLGDVAAQGERLEALFNWRDPRATGIFVVVCLFASLVFYVVPFKAFVLGSGLYYLRHPRFRDDMPSVPVNFFRRLPPLSDQIL, from the coding sequence ATGGGTGATCAAATTATCACCAGAAAAGTCATTGTAGAAATATGCAATGCCAAAAATCTAATGCCTAAAGATGGCCAAGGCACTGCAAGTGCCTTCGCCATCGTAGATTTTGATGGCCAACGACGTCGTACTAAGACCAAATTCCGAGACCTCAACCCTCAATGGGATGAGCGTCTCGAGTTTTTGGTCCACGACGTCGATTCAATGGCCTTAGAAACACTTGAACTCAACATTTACAATGACAAAAAAACTGGAAAGAGAAGTAATTTTCTTGGAAAAGTTAAGATTTCTGGTAGTACATTCGTAGGTGTTGGTTTGGAAAGTCTTGTTTATTATCCGTTGGAAAAACGGAGCGTTTTTTCGCAGATTAAAGGCGAGATTGGGCTTAAAATTTGGTATGTAGACGAAGTTGCTCCTCCTCCTTCTGCTCCGCCAACAGAGGAAAAGAAGGAGGAAACTTCGCCTCCTGTGGCGGCGGCTGAAAATGCTCAGCCGCCGCCACCTGGAGATGAAAAGCCGCCCGAGGAAACTCAGGCGGCTCCATCTGAAGAGAAAAAAGAAGAgtcggagaagaaggaggaggataAAAAACCTGTCAATTCTTCcgaaaagaaggaagaaaagcCGTCAGAGACTGACAAAAAAGACAGcgaagcagcagcagcaacacaaccaccaccaccaccaccaacatcaGAAATACTAGAACATCCTCCTATAGCACAAAACAAACCACCAAACAAAAAACCATTAGTAAATGAAAACACAAGTGAACTCAAAATCCTTCATAAAAACCTCTCCAACAACGTTGATCGTCGAACAGGAGCATTCGATCTTGTCGATCAAATGCCTTTCCTTTACGTTCGTATCGTGAAGGGGAAACGAGCTAATCAAGAACCTGATTCATCTGCTTATGCAAAACTGGTGATAGGAACTCACAGTATAAAAACCAAATCCTTAGCAGATAATAGAGAATGGGATCAAGTTTTCGCGTTCGATAAGGACGGATTAAACTCAACGTCGTTAGAAGTCTCCGTTTGGGTCCAAAAAAAGAGCAACAACGACGAAAATTGCATAGGAAATGTGTCGTTTGATTTGCAAGAAGTGCCAAAAAGAGTGCCCCCAGACAGTCCATTAGCCCCACAATGGTACAGTTTAGAAGATCAAACTCTACCGGGAAATGACGTTATGCTAGCGGTGTGGCTCGGGACTCAGGCGGACGAGGCGTTTAACGAGGCGTGGCAGTCAGATTCCGGGGGCCTGATACCGGAAACCCGAGCCAAAGTTTACCTCTCTCCGAAGCTGTGGTATTTGAGACTAACGGTTATCCAAACCCAAGACTTGCAGTTAGGTTCGGGTGGGACCGAGCCTAAGATCCGGACCCCGGACCTGTATGTGAAGGCTCAGCTTGGGGCCCAGTTATTTAAGACGAGCCGAACAACTGTCGGCTCGTCTAGCTCGGCGTCCAATCCTACGTGGAACGAAGACCTGGTCTTCGTGGCCGCCGAGCCGTTTGAACCGTTTTTGGTTATAACTGTTGAAGATGTTACTAACGGTCAAATGGTGGGGTTTGCTAAGGTGCAAGTCACGTCCATTGATAAGCGTACGGATGATAAATCAGAGCCAAGATCAAGATGGTTTAATTTAATTGGTGATGAGAAGAAACCATATGCTGGTAGAATACATGTGAGAGTTTGTTTGGAGGGTGGTTATCATGTTCTTGATGAAGCAGCACATTTAACAAGTGATGTTAGAGCCACAGCAAAACAATTGTCCAAACCACCTATTGGATTGCTTGAAGTTGGTATAAGAGGGGCTAACAATCTCCTCCCTGTGAAGACAAAAGACGGTACACGTGGCACCACTGACTCGTATGTGGTGGCCAAGTACGGGCCTAAGTGGGTCCGGACGCGTACCATTCTTGATCGGTTTAACCCGAGGTGGAACGAGCAGTATACGTGGGATGTATATGATCCTTGCACCGTGCTGACGATAGGGGTGTTTGATAACGGGAGGTACAAGGACGGTGATGCGCTTAAGAAGGACGTACGACTCGGGAAGCTGAGGGTACGACTCTCGACGCTCGACACGAATAAGGTGTACATGGGTACTTATTCACTTATGGTTTTGCTTCCTAGTGGTGCAAAGAAAATGGGTGACATTGAGATTGCTTTGAGGTTTACTTGTTCATCATGGTTGAGTTTGATACAAGCTTATACTAACCCAATGTTGCCAAGAATGCATTATGTGCGCCCATTTGGGCCTGCTCAACAGGACATATTAAGGCACACAGCTATGAGAATTGTGACAGCAAGGTTGGCTAGATCAGAACCAGCATTGGGCCAAGAAGTGGTCCAATGTATGTTGGATTCGGACACGCACATATGGAGTATGCGTCGTAGCAAGGCGAATTGGTTCAGGGTGGTGGGGTGCTTGTCTAGAGCGGCTACATTAGCCCGTTGGCTCGACGGAATTAGGACATGGGTGCACCCACCAACAACAATATTGGTACATATACTATTGATAGCCATAGTGTTATGTCCACACCTAGTGTTACCTACAATTTGTATGTATGCATTCTTGATAATTTCCCTAAGGTTCCGGTATCGCCAACGTGTGGCAATCACGATGGACCCTCGATTGTCATATGTGGATGCAATAGGCCCCGATGAGCTCGATGAGGAGTTCGATGGGTTCCCGAGCTCGAGGCCTATGGAACACGTTCGCGTTCGATATGACAGGTTGAGGGCATTAGCAGGGAGGGCACAAACACTATTAGGTGATGTTGCAGCACAAGGGGAAAGATTAGAAGCATTGTTCAATTGGAGGGACCCTAGAGCTACTGGTATATTTGTGGTGGTTTGCTTATTTGCTTCATTGGTGTTTTATGTGGTTCCATTTAAGGCATTTGTGTTAGGGTCAGGGCTGTATTATTTACGCCACCCGAGGTTCCGCGACGACATGCCATCTGTCCCCGTCAACTTTTTCAGGCGACTACCACCACTTTCCGATCAAATTCTTTAA